The DNA sequence ctccctcctctACCCTTAGGAGTTCCGGTCACTTTCACgaactcgttttgtaaaaatgataaagtaaaaaaaaagaataatgttGGGAAGAGTTTCttaacattattctctctcatactttactatttatccactttaattatttattactattatttttacaaaacaagtgcACAAATTTgactgagactcctaatggcggactgAAGGAGTATCTTCTAGTGTTAGAGACTTTAACTTAATGAATGTCCAATTAGCCGGTCTTGGAAATTTTCAGTAACAATATAGAGGAATTTATCTTTAGGTTCTAGATCtttttacaaatatatttgaatgtgggaattattttccaaaaaaaaataggttcatcgtttaatttttatttcaaaataacaGTACTATGTCCATTGCATCATACTCGTCTCTCTATTAATTAACTTAAACGATTTTGAGGAGCATATGTCTTTATTCTTATAAGATTTTGATACTGATTAGTTTTTGATACAAATACTTTCTAGTGAAAAATAAGAAGTGAATATTATGGATTGCAATtgcaaataataatgataataacaaCAGTGTAAATCTAATTATAGTCAATCAAACTTATgcagaaaattttatttcatattccATTAGTCGGAAATACATTTCCTTGCTTCAAACGAAATACATCGCTCATAATCAtcgaaaaatcaaaacaacaaaaataaaaaaaagcccCAATTTCATCTCAATTAGGGCACCATTTTCCCCAAATCAgctatcaaaatcaaaacacataATCAATCACCGAAACTCCAGTAGGATTCACCCATGGCACCTCCACCGCCACCAAGGAATCCGCGTACCCGAATCTCACATTCCCGCCGTTCACTTTGACCGCCGCCGGCCTCTGCGACGCGTACACCTTCATCTCTCCGGTTCCCTTCACTCCGATCTTCACCGATTTCGCCCGATCGTTGTACGCCACCGACTGGATCGCGCCGCCGGTGTTGAGCATGTTCACCAGCCCGATCGGCGCGAACTCGACGGAGGTTCCAGCCAAGGTCTTCACAGGAGAGACGGTGATCAGCTCGAAATTGAACGGATCGAGCTCGACGGCGATGGTGTCGGAGGCCTTGGAGAGGATGAGCTTCTTCTCGCCGTAGAGGTACATCGCGAATTTCTCCACGCCGTCGACGGCGATCGGGTTACGGCCTTGCTTCCACTCGATGTCGCTCGGGCCGGTGGTGGCGGAGACCGGGCGGGAGCAGTCGGCGAAGCACTGGTTGCGCCGCTCCTTGCGGTCCCACCCGCCGCCCTGGCAGTTGAATGCTCCGATCACTCCGGTGAACTGTTCAATTTGGGGCACAAATTAGGGCGGGAAATGGGAACGGAGcatagtaatttaattttcaattaattgatttagtaataatgatataaataaaaaaaataaaatgtgatttttaatttcgAACCTTGTTGAGGttccaaatcttcaacatgGTCTTGCCATCGTGGAGAGGGTCTAGGAAGAGGCGGTCGCGAGAGGGCAGGGCGTAGTAGTCGCAACGGAGGATGGTGCCGTCGGGGAGCACGAGGCTCTTGAGCAGCTCGAAGTTGTGCTTCCCGACGGAGTCACTGACGTAGATGGGCCCACCAGAGATGGCACGAGACGCTGCGTGGAACAACGCGCAAGGGTGGGTCGACTGGAACATGTCCCAGTCGGGGTGGATGAAGTTACCCATCCACAAACTGTTGTAGGCGCAGTGCACCATGTGGCACCCTTGCAGCCAGAACGTGTCGTTAGGGTCACCCCGGTCACCCGATTCGTCGGTACACCAAAAGTCGTCACCTGTAACATCCAAACACCCCCAAAATAAGAAATCAAAACtgaaattcaaaacaaaacaaaacacgaATATTAGCTAGGTACATACCAACACGGCCGAGACTGATGGCCTCGGTCCCTAGGAACATGAAGTCGTTGCAGTGCTCCATGCTAGCAATGACTCCGTTTCCTTTGAAATGGTTCTGAACCGACTTCGTCAGGGCCTTGTAGTAATCCTTTGCTAGATCCACTCTACCACCATAGTCCTCACACAACATTTCCAACaactacatacatatatgtattgGAAACATAAGATTTCTagcaaaaaaaacataacaaaaattgaagtaaaagtactactattacttaCATGGATGACATCAACTTTGATTCCATCAATCCCAACAGATTCAAGATGGGAATGCATTCCTTCATACATCTTCTCAGCCAGCTTAGGTAGGACAAGCCCAACACCATTGTTCACAATCTTGTCAACAGCAAGATCTTCCATAGTTGTCTTAAGCCCAGGAGTAAGCACAGGCTCAACCACCTTCGCCTCGGGCAGGCCCGGGACACCGGGCCTAATCCCGCCCCAGTACCCACACAGAGCGTGCCACACGTACACGTAGTCCACGCTCGTGTAGGTATCCTTCATATCCCGGATGAAGGCCTTCATCCCAGTGTTCGGGCCGGGGCCGGTCTTGTTCGGGCTTTTATAGTCCCTGAACTTGTAGTTCTCCTCGAACTTAATCAGCCTGCAGGGCATCTGCTCTCCGGCCGAAGTCCGGTTCATTCCCTCCGTCGTGAGGTCGTCCTCGTCGTGGCAGATCGACTGCCACCCGTCGTCGATGAGCACTAGGCCCGGCGGGCAGCCGCCGTCGACAAGGCCCTTGACACCCTCCATCACTCCTTCGGGCTGGACCGTGAGGTAGAAGGCGTCCCACGTGCACCACCCGAACTTGTCGACGATCCCGGGCGGCGTCTTCTCCTCGAGGAGACGGAACGTCCCGAGGTGGTGTCGCCCCACCTTGATGGCGTCCTTCACCAGCGTGAACGGGTCGTCCCCGGCGTGCATGTAGAGGGACGCCTGGAAGGACGACCCGTTCACTTTCGTCGAGCCGCTCTCGACGCACAAGTCGATGAAGTCGTCAATCCCGGGCTGGAGCGAGGCCCGGAATTGGCCCTCGATAAGGGGCAGCAGGACTACATAGGGCCTGTCGTTGAATCCCGGGCCCTCGGATTTGTCGAGGACGACGATCTGGGTCTCGCGCTCGAGATCCGACCCGTTCGACCCGATCCAGTGGGTGGTCCACCACACCTTGAAGCGGAAAAGGGACATGAATTTGATGTTCTTGAGCTTCCCTATGGGGACGACGTGGTGGCTCTTGGCCTCCACGGCGTCGAACCCCACGAAGCAGCCGGGGGAGGTGGCCGAGGCGGCCGCCTTCTCCCCGACAGCGTAGGGCGAGGGAGCCGCCGTGATGTTGAGAGGGACGTCGGAGAGGATGACGTGATCATTCACGACGAAGTTGGATTCGTCGAGGGTGATCACGGAGGTGGTGAATCCGTCCACCACCACGGCGGCGTTGGAGCCTCCCTTGCTCAAGCTCGGAGCCATTTCTCAAGATTTTGAGAGATGAtgaagagagaagggaaagtGTTGTGAGTTTGGTGAGGAAGGGAAGGGAAGGGTGAAGGTTTATATAGATGAACAAGCAGCGCAAAAATGGCTTGTGGAATATGGAATAAAGGGAGAAGTTTTGTTACTTTCTACACTTAATTTTGGTGTTAGAATGAATGTTTGAgggatgaaattttgtttgaatggATTATGGTGTGGGAAAATGAGGATTTGATTTATAGGTGAAGTTTGAATAGTGAATTAGTGATCAAGTGGAGGAGATTGAAAGAGGATGAGGTGGACGGTTGGATTTTGCTATTTAAATATTGGACTATTTTCGATAGGGTAGCGGCAGTGTTGTGTGGGgttatgtaattaattaacattatccgaattaaatatttcaggTTCTCTATAAAACTTATTGATTTGAGTAGACTTTGATTAGGACTACAGATACGATTGaaagattttaaattcaatttttatagtatattggTAAGTTCAATATTTagtttccccttttttttaaagtaataaattcggacttttttttataaagggTATTGTGAATTGCCTATTTCAGAAGGAGTGAATTGGCTAATTTAGAAAGAAAATCTTTCATTATTTTGTggtcatattaaaataattatattcgTGTGAGTGAATTGATAGGAGGATCTTTTGATCGTGTTGCAAATAATAGAAAGCTGGCTTGATTTCACATATTATTCTCATGTATATTTGCACCTCTTCTTCACAATTTTACGTAAAGAATCTTGCTATATTTTTACCTGTTTCGTGAGGTTTTTATGACACGGCCAATTTATCCGTTGACATCttttatattatgattaaaatctcatattctccaaattacattttttactaaaatatcttaactatattaaattaccaatcatatatacaatttttttgttaatcatgtgatcatataatttttttttgattcgctataaatcaaaccaaattttttttatcgcaTAGTACAATGTAACTTGGTACCATTATTCTACACAAACTAATTGAGAAACTGAATTATGGGAATTTTTAAGACACACGAGAAAAACAACACGTACAATGGCTATTT is a window from the Salvia hispanica cultivar TCC Black 2014 chromosome 1, UniMelb_Shisp_WGS_1.0, whole genome shotgun sequence genome containing:
- the LOC125201102 gene encoding probable galactinol--sucrose galactosyltransferase 5 yields the protein MAPSLSKGGSNAAVVVDGFTTSVITLDESNFVVNDHVILSDVPLNITAAPSPYAVGEKAAASATSPGCFVGFDAVEAKSHHVVPIGKLKNIKFMSLFRFKVWWTTHWIGSNGSDLERETQIVVLDKSEGPGFNDRPYVVLLPLIEGQFRASLQPGIDDFIDLCVESGSTKVNGSSFQASLYMHAGDDPFTLVKDAIKVGRHHLGTFRLLEEKTPPGIVDKFGWCTWDAFYLTVQPEGVMEGVKGLVDGGCPPGLVLIDDGWQSICHDEDDLTTEGMNRTSAGEQMPCRLIKFEENYKFRDYKSPNKTGPGPNTGMKAFIRDMKDTYTSVDYVYVWHALCGYWGGIRPGVPGLPEAKVVEPVLTPGLKTTMEDLAVDKIVNNGVGLVLPKLAEKMYEGMHSHLESVGIDGIKVDVIHLLEMLCEDYGGRVDLAKDYYKALTKSVQNHFKGNGVIASMEHCNDFMFLGTEAISLGRVGDDFWCTDESGDRGDPNDTFWLQGCHMVHCAYNSLWMGNFIHPDWDMFQSTHPCALFHAASRAISGGPIYVSDSVGKHNFELLKSLVLPDGTILRCDYYALPSRDRLFLDPLHDGKTMLKIWNLNKFTGVIGAFNCQGGGWDRKERRNQCFADCSRPVSATTGPSDIEWKQGRNPIAVDGVEKFAMYLYGEKKLILSKASDTIAVELDPFNFELITVSPVKTLAGTSVEFAPIGLVNMLNTGGAIQSVAYNDRAKSVKIGVKGTGEMKVYASQRPAAVKVNGGNVRFGYADSLVAVEVPWVNPTGVSVIDYVF